The Papaver somniferum cultivar HN1 chromosome 6, ASM357369v1, whole genome shotgun sequence genome segment TATATAAGCAGGGTCATACCTCTACCTCTATATGCTATTCAACACAGCAAAGCTAGACAAAGAGCAGCAAAGAGATCTTGCTTCTTGTGTTCTCTAGCAAAACAAAGTAGATATACATGGCAAGCAGCAACAGCATCATGCAAGACATGGTCGTGATTCGGCGTCCAGAAAGTGTTCCTCTAGGTTTCCAGTTTAAACCTGCGGACGAAGATTTGGTGTTAGAATACTtgaagaaaaagattgaaaatccaGGAGGGTTTCACGTTGAGTTTATGCCTGATGCCATTATCTACGACTGTCATCCCGAACATCTTTTATATACGTATGGATTTTCAGAAGGAAACAAAGATGCATATTTGTTTTCTCGAAGAGAGAAGAAATTTGGACATGGGGATAGAGCTAACCGGGTAGTAAAAGATGGTTCTGGACTCTGGAATAAGTCGACATCAAAGAAACCTGTCAAGGGAGTCGACGGTAGGGTTATCGGTCATAAGAGTGGCCTTGTTTTCTTCACTGGTCAGAAGAAAAGTAAGGATGGGAAAACAAACTGGCTTATGGAAGAATATGAAATATCTGATGAACAACAAGAAAAAGCTGGATGCAGCGGCATGAATCCGTATGATTTGGTATTATGTCATATCTATGAGAATGTCCAAGACAATAATTAAGCAAAAAGGTGATTGAGGGAAAGCTGCTGGTGTTGAAGCTACTATAATGAAATAGCTTTAGCTGTGTAAAAGAACACCAACAACTTCAAGACGTTCTTCATAGATCGGTGCAGCAAGATTATTTTGAAGATTTAAATAGTTAGACGTCTCGTCTGCTATTTGCTTTTCTTAACTTTAAGTTTTGTTTATAATTAGGGACTTGTTTTGTAGTAGTTTTTTTTCCTCAAAGAGTAATCTACTAATACGTTTGATTTAATCAAGTTTGCCATGTGCTTCCGTATCCATGAGATTCCTATCCCTCTAGACAGTAATAACACTTTGTTTGGTTAGaaatttttgatattactttttaaGACGCTGAACCCTGAATAACTAAGAtgtgattcaagttaatattgTGGAATGTGATTTTACAGCAATGAGTTGCACTTGAAAAATCACGCATAAATGACCGTAAGTGTAACGCTTATGTAGTCTTGGATTCAAGGACAATAATCATAAGTAGTCAAGAACCACAAAGAAAGTTTTTCTTACTCAATTCGAGAAGAGAACAGTATCAATACTGTCTACTAATTTCGCATTAGATGCATAATTTTCAGCGACATCAAATATTAGAAATAAAACCAATCAAGGAAACTGTCAGCTCTTTCGGTATCTTACCCTAAAGCATGTTAAAACTTTGGTGTACGATATGCTATCACGTACAACGCCATTATTAAGGGTCTTTTGAAGAAAAACCTGTTATGAAAGAAAATCTCGCCGAGCAATGCTGTTAATTCCATGTCAATCAATTATGTGTCCGCATATCAACTCGATACTTAGATTGAAGCTAAGGAATTTGGTTTGGGTTTGAGGGTCAGAAGCAACTATAGAGCCTAAGTGTAACTAGTGCAATTTTGTGAAGTTACCACCGACGGAACTCGTGCCGCTGAGAAAATGACATAGATTGCCAATAAGAGAAATTGCCAAAATGGTCATAGGCATCAGAATACAGCTTCGACGAAGGTGTACTAGGCTGAAAAGTTGCGaggtagattttttttgtttattcagTCGCACTTTATTCAACGCGTAAATTGGACTCATAAAATGACCACCGCCATCACCAGATTCACCACCATTCTCACTCATCTCTcacaaatcaaaagaaaaaaaatgaaagaaatctTTTTCTGGGTTGGTTTAGTTTCGATTCCATAGTATGAAGATGCAAGTGGATCGTGATTGCAAATGCCATTGGAAATACAATTAGAGTTTACGGAGTAAACTTTGACGTCGACTAGATGGGAGGAGATTCAGTATCAGTATCAGGTAAAAGAACCCCTTTTCGTTTCTTTCTTTCAAAGATGCTTTCAGTTTCCAGCAACAACAAAAATTCAAAGAtgatttcagtttcagtttctaGTAACAACCAAAGTTTATCATCAGCATCAACTATAGGCGGCAATAGTGATGTTTTAATAAACATTCTATATCTTTTACCACTGAAATCTTTGTGCGCATTCAAAACCGTATCAATACAATGGCACTCTCTAATATCTGATCCATACTTTGAAAGAAACTATAATCGTCAGAGTTGTCGTCTTAGGATGCCTGCACTGTTTATCAACAGAGTATCGATGGAGCCAGAATTTGTGACAGATTTAGAACCTAAGACTTTGGTCATGGATGAACAAAACGGTTTTGATTACGTTCCCTTCGATATTCCACTTCCTGCTAACCTTACCTGTCGCATAAACTTTGAACATGCTTGCAGTGGTCTTGTTCTTTGTAAATTTGTTGATCATAGACCTCGCACAACTTATGTCATATACAATCCGTCAATGAGGTGTTGCAAAACCCTTCCTT includes the following:
- the LOC113291106 gene encoding NAC domain-containing protein 72-like, with the protein product MASSNSIMQDMVVIRRPESVPLGFQFKPADEDLVLEYLKKKIENPGGFHVEFMPDAIIYDCHPEHLLYTYGFSEGNKDAYLFSRREKKFGHGDRANRVVKDGSGLWNKSTSKKPVKGVDGRVIGHKSGLVFFTGQKKSKDGKTNWLMEEYEISDEQQEKAGCSGMNPYDLVLCHIYENVQDNN